The sequence below is a genomic window from Colletotrichum destructivum chromosome 4, complete sequence.
CATACAGCCGCACATGCAGCTTCAATGCAAGGTCGTATCCAATCGTCCGACCTTCCTCCGTGATTACGGCGTTTTCATCCAGACGTTTTGCACAGCCTGCCGCTGTTCAGATCATACTCCCACGCATCGCTTCCGACGCCCGACAAGACGAACAGGCTCTCGGTAGGATCATACTTGCGCTTGATCGAAACCAAACGATCGTAGGGGGCCCCATAAAAGTCTTCTTTGAACATGGTGTTGAATGCGTTGCCCTCGTTCATGTAGGCACCAGAGCCCGGCGCCCACTCGCGCCAGACGGgctccttggtctcctccAACCACTTTGCGGCACTGTTGAGCGCCTCCTGGGGCGAAAGGGAAGGGTCGGCGGATGCCCCGTAGCTCATCATGTGGATGTAAGCCGAGCGCCACGCGGGATTGAGCGAGCCGCGCATCACCTCCGGGGCATTGCGAGGCCCCTGTCCGCCCTGAAGGCCGATAACCATAAGAGCGGTGCCTGTTGGGTCCTGCGTCACCATGAGTTGCTGGAGGTGGGAGGCCAAAGTCGGGATGGGAATGTCCGAAAGTTCTTTGCGGCCGAGTAGGCGGCTCGTCATCAGACCAGCGGTGCCCGCTGCGCTGGGAGCTTCGTTGACGCTCTCAAAGAAGGTCATGAAGTCAGCCTGCACACTCGGCTCGCTGAGGCTCACACTGACGGAACTGTTTCCAATCTCAGCCAGAATCCTGTCCCTCACGGGTTCAAGCAACGAAGACATCCTTTCTTGTGTTGTGTTGTATGTGAAAAAGCTGATGGAACCCGTGGCCTTCCGCAACGCGTCGGAAGAGCTGTTCAGGGGAGCCGCGGCGGTGCCGATACCGGTGCCAGTCAGTCCGACGTCCATCAAGTCGGGGACGCTGGCGAGTAGGACCGCAAAGGCCCTCCAGGCCGCCTCCTTGGATGCCGTGTCGTTGCCCGTCGCGGACACTTCGATGGCGCTCGAGACAACGTTGCCGGGGTTTGGGTATGCCTTGATGACGTACTCGGTGACGACGCCGTACtggccagctcctcctccgcggATAGCCCAAAGGAGGTCTTGGTGTTGCGCCTCGTTGGCGACCAGAATGCGACCGTCGACTGTGACTACACGCGCCTGCAAGATCTGGTCTGCCGCCAGGCTGAAGGTGCTCGAGAGAGGGCCGTGACCACCGCCCTGCATATGCCCGCCAACTCCGACGGActcatcaacgccgccgacgacgaccctGCCGAACTGCGCAGCACCCCGGGAGGCGGAGCCCCAGTTGTGACCGCTGCCCAGTTTGATAGCCGCCTCGGTCCTGTTATCGCTGGGAGACCTCCACTCGGCGTTGTATTCGAACTGCTGGAAGTTGTGCGTCCAGATCGACAGCGAGTATGCACCGGAGGATCTGTTCAGTCAGGTCAGCGATTTTCAGGTCTGTCTGTATCTCTTCAGATGTCCTTCTTACCTGCCGTTGAGATCATGGCCGGTTCCCTTGATCACAATGCGAATGTTCCGCTCGCTAGCCCAGCGCATCGCAGTTGCAATCTGATCCTCGTTCGTGGCATTGACGATGTACACTGGCGACCCACCAAGCTCGCAGCCCTTGTTGGGGGAGTATCCGGGAGCGCCCGGGGGCAAACACGAGTTGTTGGCGTACAAAGGTGAGTCGATGGATTCGGGGAGAGAGGCGTGGTAGTACGAGTATCCCCATCCCTTCTTTACTTCATCGCAAGCTTGGGATGAGTGGAAGGGGTTCCCAGGATAACAAGACGATGCAATGGGTTTGGTTTGGAGAAGGGAGCCGCCGAGGGTGGTGTTCAGCGTAAACCAGTCGGCCTCGGTCGGCCAGGCGGCATCAAGGGGGGTGAGTTTGCAAGTCTGCTGCGCGGAGGCGCACAGGGCGCTCACAAGGGCAAAGAACGAAGCAACTGATTTACCTGTCATCATGGTAAAGAAAGGATTCTCCTATGGTGGAGGGAAGGGCTTGATTTGCTGGACGCCATAGAGCAAGGAGACCGTCTCGACGCCGCTTTATATCAAGACGGTAGAGATTCGGTTGTGCCTTTTTCGTATTTCTAACGACGCCATCCTGATGTAAGTCTATTGCAGAGCCTCAGCGCCGACCCCGTTGTAATCTACATCCACAGCTCGACGATATACCGAGGGTAGATCCCACAAGgcggtgccgacgatggcgaagcCGCAAGGAGTCTCCCGGATCCTCCGTTGCTCAGCGAACATGGCCGTTTAATGCTGTAGGTATGGGCCACCACGAATCAAGGACTGGCGGTTTGGGTGGACGTGGTGACGAATCACCTCGGAGAGGTCTCGGAGATGGAAACACGCAGAACTGAGAGAGAGTATGTGCTTTGCTCTCGTCTCCGCAATACTTGGCTCGGCTTCGACCCGGCAGTTGTGAACCGTGTTCTCAGCgggccaagaccaagacccgAGGTAGTTCCATACGATCGGCCACGACTCGAGTAATAATAAACGTCGATCCTGTTTTCTAGAATACACCAAAGCGAGAGGATACGCATAGGAGCCACAGGCGCTAGAGGCTGAAacggggcggcgacgggggcaATTTAGTCTCCAAAACACCGTATTCTAAACGAGAGGGCATTTTCGTTTAGAATACGAAAATACGCTGGTTGGTGGGTTAGCCCGCGATTCAGGGACTGGCCACACCCCCCCACTGACGACTTACATGC
It includes:
- a CDS encoding Putative berberine/berberine, FAD-binding domain, PCMH-type, FAD-binding, type PCMH, subdomain 2, yielding MMTGKSVASFFALVSALCASAQQTCKLTPLDAAWPTEADWFTLNTTLGGSLLQTKPIASSCYPGNPFHSSQACDEVKKGWGYSYYHASLPESIDSPLYANNSCLPPGAPGYSPNKGCELGGSPVYIVNATNEDQIATAMRWASERNIRIVIKGTGHDLNGRSSGAYSLSIWTHNFQQFEYNAEWRSPSDNRTEAAIKLGSGHNWGSASRGAAQFGRVVVGGVDESVGVGGHMQGGGHGPLSSTFSLAADQILQARVVTVDGRILVANEAQHQDLLWAIRGGGAGQYGVVTEYVIKAYPNPGNVVSSAIEVSATGNDTASKEAAWRAFAVLLASVPDLMDVGLTGTGIGTAAAPLNSSSDALRKATGSISFFTYNTTQERMSSLLEPVRDRILAEIGNSSVSVSLSEPSVQADFMTFFESVNEAPSAAGTAGLMTSRLLGRKELSDIPIPTLASHLQQLMVTQDPTGTALMVIGLQGGQGPRNAPEVMRGSLNPAWRSAYIHMMSYGASADPSLSPQEALNSAAKWLEETKEPVWREWAPGSGAYMNEGNAFNTMFKEDFYGAPYDRLVSIKRKYDPTESLFVLSGVGSDAWEYDLNSGRLCKTSG